One genomic window of Streptomyces sp. NBC_01276 includes the following:
- a CDS encoding SDR family oxidoreductase, producing MDKNTDTATGTGTGTDTRHSDHKAPLADRIALVAGATRGAGRALAVELGRAGATVYVTGRTTREHVSEVGRTTETIEETAELVTAAGGTGIAVPTDHLDEDRVRALVDRIDRDHGRLDILVNDLWGGEHLTAGSVFGKKSWETPLADGLRILELGVRSHVITAALALPLLIRSNAPLHVEVTDGTARSNRRYRENLYYDLAKNAPIRIAFGLGEELAEYGGMAVAVTPGFLRSEQMLTNFGVTEENWRDAVAREPHFAIAESPYYLARALAALAADPDRAARWNGKSASSADLAKAYGVRDVDGSRPDAWAYFEDVVWGGKDGSPDDYR from the coding sequence ATGGACAAGAACACAGACACCGCCACCGGCACCGGCACCGGCACCGACACCCGGCACTCCGACCACAAGGCGCCCCTCGCCGACCGGATCGCGCTCGTCGCCGGCGCCACCCGCGGCGCCGGACGTGCCCTCGCCGTCGAACTGGGCCGCGCCGGCGCCACGGTCTACGTCACCGGCCGCACCACCCGCGAGCACGTCAGCGAGGTCGGCCGGACCACGGAGACCATCGAGGAGACCGCGGAGCTCGTCACGGCGGCCGGCGGCACCGGCATCGCAGTGCCCACCGATCACCTGGACGAGGACCGGGTACGGGCGCTCGTCGACCGGATCGACCGCGACCACGGGAGGCTCGACATCCTCGTCAACGACCTGTGGGGCGGCGAGCACCTGACAGCAGGTTCCGTCTTCGGCAAGAAGAGCTGGGAGACGCCGCTCGCCGACGGACTGCGCATCCTGGAACTCGGCGTGCGCTCGCACGTGATCACCGCGGCACTCGCCCTCCCGCTCCTGATCCGCTCGAACGCGCCGCTGCACGTGGAGGTCACCGACGGCACGGCACGCTCCAACCGCCGCTACCGCGAGAACCTCTACTACGACCTCGCGAAGAACGCCCCGATCCGGATCGCCTTCGGACTGGGCGAGGAGCTGGCGGAGTACGGGGGCATGGCGGTGGCCGTCACACCGGGCTTCCTGCGCTCGGAGCAGATGCTCACAAACTTCGGCGTGACGGAGGAGAACTGGCGCGACGCCGTCGCGCGGGAGCCGCACTTCGCCATCGCCGAGTCGCCGTACTACCTGGCCCGCGCTCTCGCCGCGCTCGCCGCCGACCCCGACCGGGCGGCCCGCTGGAACGGGAAGTCCGCCTCCAGCGCGGACCTCGCCAAGGCCTACGGCGTACGGGACGTGGACGGCAGCCGGCCGGACGCCTGGGCCTACTTCGAGGACGTCGTGTGGGGCGGCAAGGACGGGTCGCCGGACGACTACCGCTGA
- a CDS encoding helix-turn-helix transcriptional regulator: MRAARLIRMALLVQSSPGLTAASLARELGVSGRTVIRDAQALQEAGVPVRAERGRTGGYRLAPGHRTRLTTLHPTEAETLYLSGLPTALRDLGLSGPADTARLKLSATLLPSLRAAAESSVRRFHLDAPAWFREPSAPESLPELARAVWSDRAVELAYARPGRDGAAPRTVIRLLEPYGLVLKAGVWYVVGRVPGERPGRGDAWRTYRVDRVTALSPAPGADEPFVREPSFDLAAHWRDHAAGFARALLRATVTVRLTERGLRRLPAVVDPAGVGEALASASAPDPVGRVTLDLPVESDDVAFAQLTGLGAEVEVLAPPGLRARFREHAQALAALYGAESEDQR; encoded by the coding sequence ATGCGTGCTGCCCGCCTGATCCGTATGGCCCTTCTCGTCCAGTCGAGCCCTGGGCTGACCGCCGCGTCCCTCGCCCGGGAGCTGGGCGTCTCCGGGCGTACGGTGATCCGCGATGCCCAGGCCCTGCAGGAGGCGGGCGTTCCCGTCCGGGCGGAGCGTGGTCGCACGGGCGGCTACCGCCTGGCGCCGGGCCACCGGACCCGGCTGACCACGCTGCATCCCACCGAGGCGGAAACGCTCTACCTCTCCGGCCTGCCCACGGCCCTGCGCGATCTCGGGCTGTCGGGACCGGCGGACACGGCCCGGCTGAAGCTGTCGGCCACCCTGCTCCCGTCGCTGCGGGCGGCGGCGGAGTCGTCGGTGCGCCGCTTCCACCTCGACGCCCCGGCCTGGTTCCGCGAGCCGTCGGCGCCGGAGTCGCTGCCGGAGCTGGCGCGCGCCGTGTGGTCCGATCGCGCGGTCGAGCTGGCGTACGCGCGGCCCGGCCGGGACGGCGCGGCGCCCCGGACCGTGATCCGGCTGCTGGAGCCGTACGGACTCGTCCTGAAGGCGGGGGTGTGGTACGTCGTGGGCCGTGTCCCGGGTGAGCGGCCGGGCCGGGGCGACGCCTGGCGCACCTACCGCGTCGACCGTGTCACCGCACTGTCCCCGGCCCCGGGCGCCGATGAACCGTTCGTCCGCGAACCGTCGTTCGACCTGGCCGCGCACTGGCGGGACCACGCCGCCGGGTTCGCCCGGGCGCTGCTGCGCGCGACCGTCACCGTGCGTCTGACGGAGCGGGGTCTGCGCCGGCTGCCCGCCGTGGTGGATCCGGCTGGTGTGGGCGAGGCGCTGGCGTCGGCGTCCGCGCCGGACCCCGTCGGGCGCGTCACGCTCGACCTGCCCGTGGAGTCGGACGATGTCGCCTTCGCCCAGCTGACGGGCCTGGGCGCGGAGGTGGAGGTGCTGGCCCCGCCGGGCCTGCGCGCACGCTTCCGGGAGCACGCGCAGGCCCTGGCGGCCCTGTACGGCGCGGAGTCGGAGGATCAGCGGTAG
- a CDS encoding response regulator — protein sequence MRIVVAEDLYLLRDGLVRLIEAFGHEVVATAATGPETLEALRTHHPDVSVIDVRMPPTQSDEGLRAALTARAEVPGLPVLILSQHVEQLYARELLADGSGGVGYLLKESVFDADQFIGSLERVAQGGTAMDPAVIAKLLSGSAPDRGLGRLTEREYSVLGLMAEGLSNHAIARRLFLSEGAISKYTTSLFGKLGVTDDDDTNRRVRAVLTYLNKP from the coding sequence ATGCGAATAGTCGTAGCCGAAGACCTGTACCTCCTGCGCGATGGGCTGGTCCGCCTGATCGAGGCGTTCGGGCACGAGGTGGTGGCCACGGCCGCCACCGGGCCCGAGACGCTCGAAGCACTGCGGACGCACCACCCGGACGTGTCCGTCATCGACGTCCGCATGCCTCCGACCCAGTCGGACGAGGGCCTGCGCGCGGCCCTCACCGCCCGCGCCGAAGTCCCCGGCCTGCCGGTCCTGATCCTCTCCCAGCACGTCGAGCAGCTGTACGCCCGCGAACTGCTGGCCGACGGCTCCGGCGGCGTCGGCTACCTCCTCAAGGAGAGCGTTTTCGACGCCGACCAGTTCATCGGCTCCCTGGAGCGCGTGGCGCAGGGCGGCACCGCCATGGACCCGGCCGTGATCGCGAAGCTGCTGTCCGGCAGTGCCCCCGACCGGGGGCTGGGGCGGCTCACCGAACGCGAGTACTCCGTGCTGGGCCTGATGGCCGAGGGTCTGTCCAACCACGCCATCGCGCGCCGCCTGTTCCTCAGCGAGGGCGCCATCAGCAAGTACACGACCTCCCTGTTCGGCAAACTCGGCGTCACGGACGACGACGACACCAACCGCCGCGTCCGCGCGGTCCTCACCTACCTCAACAAGCCCTGA
- a CDS encoding ABC transporter permease, with amino-acid sequence MRRELRAVHALVHRDLLRLSTQRTHTALMLIQPVLYLFILGGGLAALIPNSTLGVGYQTYLFPGMLMMTVQTPAIMVGIRLITDRQSGYLRELLMAPVRRSTLLLGSCAGGTTVAAVQGAVLLALAGAVGLPYDPLLLALLLAGMVLASFAITALSLALAVTLGRPEVFHMLLGLVMMPLLFLSGGFFPLENLPGWARSLAAVNPLAYGVDLLRRSITLRVPDQAAVAGLEWFGRQPPLLLEAATLLTTGAMALLWAAHRFNRPE; translated from the coding sequence CTGCGCCGTGAACTGCGGGCCGTCCACGCACTGGTCCACCGCGATCTGCTGCGCCTGTCCACCCAGCGCACCCACACCGCCCTGATGCTGATCCAGCCGGTGCTCTACCTCTTCATCCTGGGAGGCGGTCTGGCGGCCCTGATCCCCAACTCCACCCTCGGCGTCGGCTACCAGACCTACCTGTTCCCCGGCATGCTGATGATGACCGTCCAGACCCCGGCCATCATGGTCGGCATCCGCCTGATCACCGACCGCCAGAGCGGCTACCTGCGCGAACTGCTGATGGCCCCCGTACGCCGCTCCACCCTCCTCCTGGGCAGCTGCGCCGGAGGTACCACCGTCGCCGCGGTCCAGGGCGCGGTCCTGCTCGCCCTGGCCGGAGCGGTCGGCCTGCCCTACGATCCGCTCCTCCTGGCGCTGCTCCTCGCCGGCATGGTCCTGGCCTCCTTCGCCATCACGGCCCTCTCCCTGGCCCTGGCCGTGACCCTGGGCCGCCCCGAGGTGTTCCACATGCTGCTCGGCCTGGTGATGATGCCGCTGCTGTTCCTCTCCGGCGGCTTCTTCCCACTGGAGAACCTGCCGGGCTGGGCCCGTTCACTGGCCGCCGTCAACCCGCTCGCCTACGGAGTGGACCTGCTCCGGCGCAGCATCACCCTCCGCGTACCCGACCAGGCAGCCGTGGCGGGCCTCGAATGGTTCGGCCGACAGCCTCCGCTCCTCCTCGAAGCGGCGACCCTCCTGACGACCGGCGCCATGGCCCTGCTCTGGGCCGCCCACCGCTTCAACCGCCCCGAATGA
- a CDS encoding VenA family class IV lanthipeptide, translating to MENRDLELLAHLHALPETDPVGADGVAFANTCECVGLLTLLNTVCVGISCN from the coding sequence ATGGAGAACCGCGACCTCGAACTGCTCGCTCACCTGCACGCCCTTCCGGAGACCGACCCCGTCGGCGCCGACGGTGTGGCGTTCGCCAACACCTGCGAGTGCGTCGGCCTGCTGACGCTCCTCAACACCGTCTGCGTGGGCATCAGCTGTAACTGA
- a CDS encoding PucR family transcriptional regulator, giving the protein MSHAVRRASELVLDETTVTALRAVLRTTADEVVQAIIDEVPPYANALSGRMGATIRRAVRTALGLYLDLASGNATGGDAGDAAYELGRGEVRDGRSMDALLSAYRVGARVAWRGLAAGAVPAGLPAAQVAKFAELTFAYIDELSAASAAGHADELAARGRAHERHLEQLARDLLSGASPDVLLAAAGRAGWQPPVSLTAVLLPAAQARPAYRTLDPGTLVLDDLPDASGVLLVPDADRSHLLRKLPDRTAVVGPARPWTRASASYARALRARTLSSDIRDTEDHLPELVLSADADAFADLRARALAPLQTLPVATARRLEETLRAWLLHHGRRNEVAAALFVHPQTVRYRMSQLRELFPDLESPHRVLELTLAVGLRVS; this is encoded by the coding sequence TTGAGCCATGCAGTCCGGAGGGCCAGCGAACTGGTCCTGGACGAGACGACGGTCACCGCGCTTCGGGCCGTGCTGAGGACCACCGCCGACGAGGTCGTCCAGGCGATCATCGACGAGGTCCCGCCCTACGCCAACGCCCTTTCGGGCCGCATGGGCGCCACCATCCGCCGAGCCGTCCGCACCGCCCTGGGCCTCTACCTCGACCTCGCGAGCGGGAACGCCACGGGCGGCGACGCCGGAGACGCGGCCTACGAGCTGGGCCGCGGCGAGGTCCGCGACGGCCGTTCGATGGACGCCCTGCTCAGCGCCTACCGGGTCGGCGCCCGCGTGGCCTGGCGAGGCCTGGCCGCAGGTGCCGTACCCGCGGGTCTGCCCGCCGCCCAGGTCGCCAAATTCGCCGAGCTGACCTTCGCCTACATCGACGAGCTCTCCGCAGCGAGCGCCGCGGGCCACGCCGACGAACTGGCCGCGCGGGGCCGGGCCCACGAGCGCCACCTGGAACAACTGGCCCGCGACCTCCTCTCCGGCGCGAGCCCGGACGTGCTCCTCGCCGCTGCCGGGCGGGCCGGGTGGCAGCCTCCGGTTTCGCTGACCGCAGTCCTGCTGCCGGCCGCGCAGGCCCGGCCGGCCTACCGCACGCTCGACCCGGGCACCCTCGTCCTCGACGATCTGCCGGACGCCTCCGGCGTGCTGCTCGTCCCCGACGCCGACCGGTCACATCTGCTGAGGAAGCTGCCCGACCGCACCGCCGTGGTCGGCCCGGCCCGGCCGTGGACGCGTGCGTCCGCCTCGTACGCACGAGCCCTCCGCGCGCGCACCCTCTCCTCCGACATCCGCGACACCGAGGACCACCTGCCCGAGCTGGTGCTGAGCGCCGACGCGGACGCGTTCGCCGACCTGCGTGCCCGAGCCCTCGCACCGTTGCAGACCTTGCCTGTCGCGACCGCGCGGCGGCTGGAGGAGACGTTGCGGGCGTGGCTCCTGCACCATGGCAGGCGGAACGAGGTGGCGGCGGCGTTGTTCGTCCATCCCCAGACCGTCCGGTACCGGATGTCGCAGCTGCGGGAGCTTTTTCCGGATCTCGAGTCGCCGCACCGGGTCCTTGAACTGACGCTCGCGGTCGGTCTCCGGGTCAGCTGA
- a CDS encoding sensor histidine kinase produces the protein MGRVGSRVVGAGAGFGRTCAAAAVCMPVPVVWAAAVGLGVWCGAEHPWAWIGPAVIVCAGTLAPARTVCRAVRFLVARWTGTDIPAGYLEAGPVMQLSTGYWWNGFSYERSRRDAVMDQRMRLWWSDPATWRDLRFTVVAPLTAGVVAALPPALLAVAVLGFARPGTAARLVGAGALVLAVGCGPYAWRCLGPVAVRFLRPSPAMVLAERVDELTSQRADATVAQAAEIRRIERDLHDGAQARLVALGLSLATAEALMDRDPEQAKALMREARAGAAASLTELRELIRGISPPVLSERGLVDAVRALALDVPLDVAVRAGGPLRLDPPIESAVYFGVAELLTNAVKHAGAARAHVSLVRDDTGIVVEVEDDGRGGADARPGGGLAGLRRRLAVFDGTLAITSPQGGPTRVRMAVPCE, from the coding sequence ATGGGACGGGTGGGTTCACGGGTGGTGGGGGCCGGGGCGGGGTTCGGGCGGACGTGTGCCGCCGCCGCCGTCTGCATGCCGGTGCCGGTGGTGTGGGCCGCCGCCGTGGGGTTGGGGGTGTGGTGCGGGGCGGAACACCCGTGGGCGTGGATCGGGCCGGCCGTGATCGTGTGCGCGGGCACGCTCGCGCCGGCGCGGACCGTCTGCCGGGCGGTCCGGTTCCTCGTCGCGCGGTGGACCGGCACCGACATCCCCGCCGGGTACCTGGAGGCCGGGCCGGTGATGCAGTTGTCCACGGGGTACTGGTGGAACGGCTTCAGCTACGAGCGCAGCCGCCGGGACGCCGTCATGGACCAGCGGATGCGGCTGTGGTGGAGCGACCCCGCCACCTGGCGTGACCTCCGCTTCACCGTCGTCGCCCCGCTCACCGCGGGGGTGGTGGCCGCCCTGCCGCCGGCCTTGCTGGCCGTCGCCGTCCTCGGGTTCGCCCGGCCCGGAACCGCCGCGCGTCTCGTCGGGGCGGGCGCCCTGGTCCTGGCCGTCGGCTGCGGCCCGTACGCCTGGCGGTGCCTCGGCCCGGTGGCCGTCCGTTTCCTGCGGCCCTCACCCGCGATGGTGCTGGCGGAGCGGGTGGACGAGCTGACCTCCCAGCGGGCCGACGCCACCGTCGCGCAGGCCGCCGAGATCCGCCGCATCGAACGGGACCTCCACGACGGCGCTCAGGCCCGCCTCGTCGCCCTCGGGCTCTCCCTGGCCACCGCCGAAGCGCTCATGGACCGGGACCCCGAGCAGGCCAAGGCGCTGATGCGGGAAGCGCGGGCCGGCGCCGCCGCCTCGCTGACCGAACTCCGCGAACTCATACGGGGCATCAGCCCGCCCGTCCTGAGCGAACGGGGGCTCGTCGACGCCGTGCGCGCGCTCGCGCTGGACGTCCCCCTCGACGTGGCCGTCCGCGCCGGCGGCCCGCTGCGCCTGGACCCGCCGATCGAGTCCGCCGTCTACTTCGGCGTCGCGGAGCTCCTCACCAACGCGGTCAAGCACGCCGGAGCGGCCCGGGCGCACGTCTCCCTCGTACGGGACGACACGGGCATCGTCGTGGAGGTCGAGGACGACGGCCGGGGCGGGGCCGACGCCCGGCCCGGTGGCGGGCTCGCCGGTCTGCGCCGCCGCCTGGCCGTCTTCGACGGCACGCTCGCGATCACCAGCCCCCAGGGCGGGCCGACGCGTGTGAGGATGGCCGTACCATGCGAATAG
- a CDS encoding fatty acid desaturase gives MTAIDPTAHLTAEQIEELGRELDAIRDEVIAGRGEKDAAYIRKVISAQRKLELFSRGVLLFSIFPPAWLVGTAGLSVAKIMENMEIGHNVLHGQWDWMRDPKIHSTTWDWDHVSPAEQWKHSHNELHHTYTNVIGKDNDLGYGIMRVDEDQKWHPFHLGQPLWNFINACFFEYGIAAYDLELGKNLNKRRRKNPEFRARARAVGRKIRKQVLKDYVIHPLLSGPSFLTTLAATFTANLVRNIWSHSVIMCGHFPEGVQVFERRSIKGETRGQWYLRQMMGSANISGSKAMHFMTGNLSHQIEHHLFPDLPSNRYAEVAVKVRALFEKYELEYVTGPLPKQVFSAWHKVFRLSLPNRKPRVKTPDREQELVAA, from the coding sequence TTGACCGCCATCGACCCCACCGCCCACCTGACCGCGGAGCAGATCGAGGAGCTCGGCCGCGAGCTGGACGCGATCCGCGACGAGGTGATCGCCGGCCGCGGCGAGAAGGACGCCGCCTACATCCGCAAGGTCATCTCGGCACAGCGCAAGCTCGAGCTGTTCAGCAGGGGTGTCCTGCTGTTCTCGATCTTCCCGCCCGCGTGGCTGGTCGGCACCGCCGGCCTGTCCGTGGCGAAGATCATGGAGAACATGGAGATCGGCCACAACGTCCTGCACGGCCAGTGGGACTGGATGCGGGACCCGAAGATCCACTCCACCACCTGGGACTGGGATCACGTCTCGCCGGCCGAGCAGTGGAAGCACTCGCACAACGAGCTCCACCACACGTACACCAACGTGATCGGCAAGGACAACGATCTCGGCTACGGCATCATGCGCGTCGACGAGGACCAGAAGTGGCACCCGTTCCACCTCGGCCAGCCGCTGTGGAACTTCATCAACGCCTGCTTCTTCGAGTACGGCATCGCCGCCTATGACCTGGAACTCGGCAAGAACCTCAACAAGCGCCGCCGCAAGAACCCGGAGTTCCGCGCGCGGGCCAGGGCCGTGGGCCGCAAGATCCGCAAGCAGGTGCTCAAGGACTACGTGATCCACCCGCTCCTTTCGGGGCCGTCGTTCCTCACCACGCTCGCCGCCACGTTCACCGCGAACCTGGTCCGCAACATCTGGTCCCACTCGGTGATCATGTGCGGGCACTTCCCCGAGGGCGTGCAGGTCTTCGAGCGCCGGTCGATCAAGGGCGAGACGCGCGGCCAGTGGTACCTGCGCCAGATGATGGGCTCGGCGAACATCAGCGGCAGCAAGGCCATGCACTTCATGACCGGCAACCTGTCGCACCAGATCGAGCACCACCTGTTCCCTGACCTGCCGAGCAACCGGTACGCCGAGGTCGCGGTGAAGGTGCGCGCGCTGTTCGAGAAGTACGAGCTGGAGTACGTCACCGGGCCGCTGCCCAAGCAGGTGTTCTCCGCGTGGCACAAGGTCTTCCGGCTCTCGCTGCCGAACAGGAAACCCAGGGTCAAGACGCCGGACCGCGAGCAGGAACTCGTCGCGGCCTGA
- a CDS encoding ferredoxin reductase, which translates to MTSAALRSRAWKLLEMVTTPLLPSDYLDLVSPLRAGGDLRGRIEAVHPETGDAATLVIRPGRGWRGHTAGQYVRIGVDVDGVRLWRAYSVTSPSNRQDGRITITVKAIPDGKVSNHLVRRAQPGTLIQLDQATGDFVVPEARPAKVLYLTAGSGITPVMGMLRDIELDDVVMVHSAPQPQDVIFRNDLHDLVADKKLRLTELHTDTDGMLDISRLDELVPDWAERETWACGPAGLLDAAEDHWTEHGVPERLHTERFRPGVVVTGDGGEVTFGTTGKTVDADGATPLLDVGEEAGVLMPSGCRMGICFGCVTPLTAGAVRDLRTGEITEAGPGVLIQTCVSAAAGPCDIER; encoded by the coding sequence ATGACGAGTGCAGCCCTCCGCAGTAGGGCGTGGAAACTGCTGGAGATGGTCACGACGCCGCTGCTGCCGTCGGACTACCTCGACCTGGTCAGCCCGCTGCGTGCGGGCGGCGACCTGCGGGGGCGCATCGAGGCCGTGCACCCCGAGACGGGTGACGCCGCGACCCTCGTGATCAGGCCGGGACGGGGCTGGCGCGGTCACACAGCCGGTCAGTACGTGCGGATCGGGGTCGACGTCGACGGGGTGCGCCTGTGGCGTGCCTACTCGGTCACCTCGCCGTCGAACCGCCAGGACGGCCGCATCACGATCACCGTGAAGGCGATCCCGGACGGCAAGGTCAGCAATCACCTGGTCCGCAGGGCGCAACCGGGCACGCTGATCCAGCTCGACCAGGCGACCGGTGACTTCGTGGTGCCGGAGGCAAGGCCCGCCAAGGTCCTCTACCTGACGGCCGGCAGCGGCATCACGCCGGTGATGGGCATGCTGCGCGACATCGAGCTCGACGACGTCGTCATGGTCCACTCCGCGCCACAGCCGCAAGACGTGATCTTCCGCAATGATCTGCACGACCTGGTCGCGGACAAGAAGCTGCGTCTCACCGAGCTGCACACGGACACGGACGGCATGCTCGACATCTCCCGTCTCGACGAACTCGTGCCCGACTGGGCCGAGCGCGAGACCTGGGCTTGCGGGCCCGCGGGCCTGCTCGACGCCGCCGAAGATCACTGGACCGAGCACGGCGTCCCAGAGCGCCTGCACACCGAACGCTTCCGCCCCGGCGTCGTCGTCACCGGCGACGGGGGCGAGGTCACGTTCGGCACCACCGGCAAGACCGTCGACGCGGACGGGGCCACGCCGTTGCTGGACGTGGGCGAGGAGGCCGGCGTACTCATGCCGTCCGGGTGCCGCATGGGCATCTGCTTCGGCTGCGTCACGCCGCTCACGGCGGGCGCCGTCCGCGACCTGCGCACCGGTGAGATCACCGAGGCCGGGCCTGGCGTCCTCATCCAGACCTGCGTGTCCGCCGCGGCGGGCCCCTGCGACATCGAACGGTAG
- the hpf gene encoding ribosome hibernation-promoting factor, HPF/YfiA family, translated as MIYTLNGDNVEITDALRDTVGEKLAGLNTQGTETTSARVNLKINGSEQTASGTLQVDGQDLTTITARASDMPAAIDSLVGKLSAQLRRHTQRQHGRQK; from the coding sequence ATGATCTACACACTCAACGGCGACAACGTCGAGATCACCGACGCACTGCGCGATACCGTCGGCGAGAAGCTGGCCGGGCTCAACACGCAGGGTACCGAAACCACCAGCGCTCGCGTGAACCTGAAGATCAACGGCTCGGAGCAGACCGCCTCGGGCACCCTCCAGGTGGACGGCCAGGACCTCACCACCATCACCGCAAGGGCCTCCGACATGCCCGCGGCCATCGACAGCCTCGTCGGCAAACTCTCCGCCCAGCTCAGGAGGCACACGCAGAGGCAGCACGGACGCCAGAAGTAG
- a CDS encoding ATP-binding cassette domain-containing protein has translation MQPHAGDDTPAQATLLTAAPTSPHTAGAAPEPAHAISTRGLVKSYPGPDGTTTHAVRGLDLDVRQGETFAFLGPNGAGKSTTIALLCALARPTAGRATVAGADVLGQPDRVRQQVGMLFQHSALDTDLTAEQNLHIHARLYGMSRRHARRRATETLEAVGLTDRRRSPVRTLSGGMRRRLELARGLLHEPRILFLDEPTTGLDPHARAQVWEHLRALRDRQGTTLFVTTHYLEEAENCDRLAIIDGGLLVAQGTPLTLKAAIGDDRVVLRTSDDPAAHHVVRRTAPPGTVTTLDTEGISLRVPNGSSWIPRLCAALEAHGIPVRAASATPPTLDDVFFHHTGRSIHTARPATPSATTQSTATTATTEGGL, from the coding sequence ATGCAGCCACACGCCGGCGACGACACGCCCGCCCAGGCAACCCTCCTCACGGCCGCCCCCACGAGCCCGCACACCGCGGGGGCCGCTCCCGAGCCGGCGCACGCCATCAGCACACGCGGTCTGGTCAAGAGCTACCCGGGGCCGGACGGCACCACCACCCACGCCGTCCGCGGCCTGGACCTGGACGTCCGCCAAGGCGAAACCTTCGCCTTCCTCGGCCCCAACGGCGCGGGGAAATCCACCACCATCGCCCTCCTGTGCGCCCTCGCCCGCCCCACCGCCGGACGGGCCACGGTGGCCGGCGCCGACGTGCTCGGCCAACCCGACCGGGTGCGGCAACAGGTCGGCATGCTCTTCCAGCACAGCGCCCTCGACACGGACCTGACGGCGGAACAAAACCTGCACATCCACGCCCGTCTCTACGGGATGAGCCGCCGCCACGCCCGCCGCCGCGCCACCGAGACACTCGAGGCGGTCGGCCTGACCGACCGGCGACGCTCCCCGGTACGCACCCTCTCCGGTGGCATGCGCCGACGCCTGGAGCTCGCCCGCGGCCTGCTGCACGAGCCCCGGATCCTGTTCCTCGACGAGCCGACCACCGGACTCGACCCCCACGCCCGCGCCCAGGTCTGGGAACACCTGCGCGCACTGCGCGACCGGCAGGGCACCACGCTCTTCGTCACCACCCACTACCTGGAAGAGGCGGAGAACTGCGATCGCCTCGCCATCATCGACGGCGGCCTCCTGGTGGCACAGGGCACCCCCCTCACGCTCAAGGCCGCGATCGGCGACGACCGGGTGGTACTGCGCACCAGCGACGACCCGGCCGCGCACCACGTCGTACGCCGGACCGCCCCGCCGGGCACCGTCACGACCCTCGACACCGAGGGGATCAGCCTGCGCGTCCCCAACGGCAGCTCCTGGATCCCCCGCCTGTGCGCGGCCCTGGAAGCCCACGGCATCCCCGTCCGGGCCGCCTCCGCGACCCCGCCGACACTCGACGACGTCTTCTTCCACCACACCGGCCGCAGCATCCACACCGCACGCCCCGCCACACCGTCCGCCACCACCCAGTCGACCGCGACCACGGCGACGACCGAGGGGGGCCTGTGA
- a CDS encoding GAP family protein: MVVDLVVIGTAITLGPLHNSGFTLLLASRRGVRKGLAFLLSWLANLVAVIACVLFLTGGSPPVHHSTPSTAAVAAKLAIGVGLVLFGGYRLRRPPRPHRPPSWTARVDNASLGTAAALAWLLQPWALVGAGAATVVEADLSSLSDWLALTGYCLLATLSLLVMELYTVWAPRAAQARLNALRSWLEHHQDQLIVTLSLLAGLWLTASGIYALVA; this comes from the coding sequence ATGGTCGTCGACCTGGTCGTGATCGGTACGGCCATCACCCTTGGACCGCTGCACAACAGCGGTTTCACCCTGCTGCTCGCGTCGCGCCGAGGCGTTCGCAAGGGTCTCGCCTTCCTGCTGTCCTGGCTGGCCAATCTGGTCGCCGTGATCGCCTGTGTCCTGTTCCTGACCGGCGGATCGCCGCCCGTCCACCACAGCACGCCGTCGACCGCCGCGGTCGCCGCCAAGCTGGCCATCGGCGTCGGCCTGGTGCTGTTCGGCGGCTACCGGCTCCGGCGGCCGCCCCGCCCGCACCGGCCACCGAGCTGGACGGCCCGCGTGGACAACGCCTCGCTCGGCACCGCCGCCGCACTCGCCTGGCTGCTCCAGCCGTGGGCCCTGGTCGGCGCCGGCGCGGCCACGGTCGTCGAGGCCGACCTCTCCTCCCTCTCCGACTGGCTCGCCCTGACCGGCTACTGCCTGCTGGCCACCCTCAGCCTCCTGGTCATGGAGCTGTACACCGTTTGGGCGCCGCGCGCCGCCCAGGCCCGGCTGAACGCCCTGCGGAGCTGGCTGGAGCACCACCAGGACCAGCTGATCGTCACCCTCTCCCTGCTGGCCGGACTCTGGCTGACCGCCAGCGGCATCTACGCACTCGTCGCCTGA